The Erythrobacter litoralis HTCC2594 nucleotide sequence AATAATCCTTCGGGTTAGAACCAGAAGAACACAAAACGACTAAAGGGCGGCCATGCGGTCGCCCTTTTTCGTTCGACGAACCGCCGACCTTGGCCTTCCGAACCCCTTGTTTTCGCTGCTCAGCTTGGCATGGTGCGCATCTGAACTTCATCCAGGGGACGCATCCATGAAATTCACTTCCATGCAGGCGCTTGCCGCCGGCCTTGCGCTGGCTACCGCCGTTTCACCGCTCGACGCACAGGATTCCAACACAGTGCTAGAACCAGAATACGAGGCCGAGAACGATCCGTTCATCTGGCTGGAGGAAACCCGCAGCGATCGCGCGCTCGAATGGGTGCGCGGCGAGAATGCCAAGACCGAAGAGGCGCTGCAGAGCGATCCCCGGTTCGAAGAACTCAAGGCCGAAGCGCTGGCTATCTATAACGCCGACGACCGTGTCCCGAGCATCAGCTTCACGCATTATGGCCGCGTCAACTTCTGGCAGGATGCCGACAACCCCAAGGGCATCCTTCGCCGCACCACGATGGAAAGCTGGCGGACCGACGATCCGCAATGGGAGACCATCCTCGATATCGACGCGCTGGCGGCGGCCGAGGGCAAGGAATGGGTCTATGGCGGGATGACCTGCCTGCCGCCCGACGGCACGCGCTGCATGGTCTACCTGTCTGACGGGGGCAAGGATGCGCGTGTCGTGCGCGAATTCGATCTTGAAACGCTCGATTTCGTCGAAGGCGGTTTCGAACTCGAGGAAAGCCAGGGCAGCGTCAGCTGGCTCGACCGTGATACACTGCTGGTGAGCCGCAACTTCAACGAAGATACGACGACCGAGAGCTTTTACCCCTTCACCACCCGGCTGTGGAAACGCGGCACGGCGATCGAAGATGCACCGGAGATCTTCCGCGGCGAAAAGAGCGACGTGTCGTCAGGTGCCTACCTGCTGCGCGATGGTGAAGCGACAATCCATGGCCGCATGGCTTACCGCGGCCTTTCCTTCCACGAACGCACCTATTTCTTCGAGAAGGACGGCGAGTGGCTGCAACTCGACATTCCGAAGAAGGCGAATCCCTACGGCATTATCGACGGGCAGATCCTGTTTTCGACCGATGTCGACTGGACCAGGGGCGAGCAGACCTTCCCCGCCGACGCCATTGTGGCGGCTGACCTGGAGGAGTGGAAGGCCGATCCCAATGGCGCCGACTTGACGCTGGTCTGGGCTCCAGGCGAACGCCAGACCAAGCGTGGCGGCGCGAACACCAAGAGCAGTATGTATGTGAATCTGCTCGACAATGTGCGCGGCAAGGTTCTCAAGTTCGACTACGAGGACGGCGCGTGGGTCAGCCGCGAAATCGACCTGCCCGACAATGCCACCACCGGCATCACCACCGCTTCGGACGAGACCGACGAAATCATGTTCGCGGCGACCGATTTCCTCACCCCGACGCGCTGGTTCTATGCCGAAGACGGTGTAACGCTCGAACAGGTCAAGGAAAGCCCGAGCCGCTTCGATGCCGAGGGCATGGACATCGAGCAGTACGAAGCGACCAGCAAGGACGGGACCAAAATTCCTTATTTCATCGTCAAGCCTGAGGGCATGGTGATGGACGGCTCAACCCCGACCCTGCTCACCGGTTACGGAGGTTTTCAGGTCCCGCGCCTGCCGGGCTATCTCGATTCGACCGGCAAGCTGTGGCTGGAGCGCGGCGGGGCCTATGTGCTCGGCAACATGCGCGGCGGCGGAGAGTTCGGGCCGCAATGGCACCAGACTGCGATCCGCGAGAACAAGCAGCGGACCTGGGATGATTTCATCGCCATCGCCGAAGATATCCAGGCGCGCGGCTTCACCAGCGCCGAACATCTCGGCATCCAGGGTGGCTCGCAGGGCGGCCTGCTGGTCGGCACCGCCTTCACCCAGCGCCCGGACCTGTTCAACGCGGCGATCGTGCAGATCCCGCTGTTCGACATGCTGCGCTATCACCTGATCGGGCGCGGTGCCTCGTGGATCGGCGAATATGGCGACCCGCGCATCCCCGAACAGCGCGAATGGATCGAGGGCTATTCACCCTACCAGAAACTGACCAAGGACAAGGACTTCCCGCGCATCTATTACGTCACCTCGACTGCCGATGACCGAACCCACCCGAGCCACGGCCGCAAGGCTGCCGCGCGGATGGCGGCTAACGGGCAGGACTACCTCTATTACGAGGACATGACCGGCGGCCATTCGGGCGGCGTCGACAACGAACAGCGCGCCAAGCTGCAAGCGATGCAGTGGGTGTACCTGATGCAGCAGTTGATGGATGCGCGTGCAGAGGGGGCGGAAGCGGCGGGCGCCGAATAGAAGCAGCGGCAATCGACGACGGATAGACATGGGCGGCTCCGCGTGAGCCGCCCTTTTCTATTCGTTCGTGGAAACTTCGATCATGACTTCGTTGCGCCGCAAGGGACCGGGCACCATCGGCGCATCGTAGAAAGCGTACTCGGCACCGCCGATCACTTCGAAGCCATTTGTCTCGATCCACTCGCGCAGGGCGCGCTCTTGCCGCCCGAGTTCCTCGCTTCCAGCGCGACCGGAGAAGGTGATGGCAGCAACAGTGCGCGTCGGCACTTCCTGCAACTGGATGTAATCGGGCGCGGCCGGCAAGGTCGCCATCGTATATTGGCGCGGCATTACGAAGCGGGTGCGCCACGCGCCCTGTCCGACACCGTCCTGCATCACCGGGGCGGTCATCGCGATCGCTTCCGCCTGGTCCTGCAAGACGGGCGAAGTCATGGCGATCTCCGCACCCGGTCGATCTTCGGCGAAGATATAGTCGGCCAGCCGCCGGAAGCCCGCGGCGAGCGCCCGTTCGCGCGGGCCGGCGTGGATCGTCTGTGCGATGATCATGGGCTCGTATTGCCTGAGTTCGATAACGCCATCACTCGCGATGCGTTCGTAGGCCTGCTCTTCGACCGAGCTGTACTGCGCGATGGCTGTGCCACCGACCGCGGTGATCGCCGCACCAATTGCCAAACTCAGGAATTTCAACACGCTACGCTCCATCGACCTTTCGATGAGAGCAATGGGGGACCGGATGATAAGTTCCGTCGACGAATGACTTATCGCCGATAGGGTGCATGGAAATCGGCAGGCTTGCCCTGTATCCAGGCGACAAATCTCGCCAGTTCCTCGTCTTCGAGCAGCCGCGCCCTATCCTCGCCGAAACGCCCCAACTCGGCATTGGTGAAGTGGGCGTGGATCGCCCGGTGGCAGATCGGGTGGACGGGCACGGTCTCACGCCCCTTCTTCGACTTGGGCACGGGGTGATGCCATTGCAGCCGCGTTTCGATGGCGCGCCCGCACAGCCAGCAGGCCAGTTCGTCAGCCATTACCCTGTGCGATGTCCGCCAGTGTGCCATTCGCGGCGGCATCATCCAGCAATATCGCCCGCTCCCGCTCGATGTGAGCGACGACGCTGGCGTCGATGCCGGTGCGAAATTCCAGTCCCAGGCGATCCGCGCTGACCCATTGCACGCGCGCGACCGCGCTGGGAAAATCGTCGATGGAAACGGCGACCGTATCGCCTGCGGATGTCGATGTGCCGGCCGGGACGATCAACAAGACGCCGTCGGTCGTCACATCGGCGATGCGGCAAGCAATATGGCGACCGGACAGGAATAGGTTGGCCGCAGGGCAGCCAATCTTCCCTCGTTTGCT carries:
- a CDS encoding HNH endonuclease; translation: MADELACWLCGRAIETRLQWHHPVPKSKKGRETVPVHPICHRAIHAHFTNAELGRFGEDRARLLEDEELARFVAWIQGKPADFHAPYRR
- a CDS encoding SOUL family heme-binding protein, which produces MLKFLSLAIGAAITAVGGTAIAQYSSVEEQAYERIASDGVIELRQYEPMIIAQTIHAGPRERALAAGFRRLADYIFAEDRPGAEIAMTSPVLQDQAEAIAMTAPVMQDGVGQGAWRTRFVMPRQYTMATLPAAPDYIQLQEVPTRTVAAITFSGRAGSEELGRQERALREWIETNGFEVIGGAEYAFYDAPMVPGPLRRNEVMIEVSTNE
- a CDS encoding prolyl oligopeptidase family serine peptidase, producing MKFTSMQALAAGLALATAVSPLDAQDSNTVLEPEYEAENDPFIWLEETRSDRALEWVRGENAKTEEALQSDPRFEELKAEALAIYNADDRVPSISFTHYGRVNFWQDADNPKGILRRTTMESWRTDDPQWETILDIDALAAAEGKEWVYGGMTCLPPDGTRCMVYLSDGGKDARVVREFDLETLDFVEGGFELEESQGSVSWLDRDTLLVSRNFNEDTTTESFYPFTTRLWKRGTAIEDAPEIFRGEKSDVSSGAYLLRDGEATIHGRMAYRGLSFHERTYFFEKDGEWLQLDIPKKANPYGIIDGQILFSTDVDWTRGEQTFPADAIVAADLEEWKADPNGADLTLVWAPGERQTKRGGANTKSSMYVNLLDNVRGKVLKFDYEDGAWVSREIDLPDNATTGITTASDETDEIMFAATDFLTPTRWFYAEDGVTLEQVKESPSRFDAEGMDIEQYEATSKDGTKIPYFIVKPEGMVMDGSTPTLLTGYGGFQVPRLPGYLDSTGKLWLERGGAYVLGNMRGGGEFGPQWHQTAIRENKQRTWDDFIAIAEDIQARGFTSAEHLGIQGGSQGGLLVGTAFTQRPDLFNAAIVQIPLFDMLRYHLIGRGASWIGEYGDPRIPEQREWIEGYSPYQKLTKDKDFPRIYYVTSTADDRTHPSHGRKAAARMAANGQDYLYYEDMTGGHSGGVDNEQRAKLQAMQWVYLMQQLMDARAEGAEAAGAE
- a CDS encoding PilZ domain-containing protein encodes the protein MVEQSKRGKIGCPAANLFLSGRHIACRIADVTTDGVLLIVPAGTSTSAGDTVAVSIDDFPSAVARVQWVSADRLGLEFRTGIDASVVAHIERERAILLDDAAANGTLADIAQGNG